A region of bacterium DNA encodes the following proteins:
- a CDS encoding succinate dehydrogenase cytochrome b subunit, producing the protein MNEKPAVLTSSIGSKVLVALTGIALVLFVLVHMIGNLQMFIGQEAMNNYAVTLRKFGALLWVFRLGLVGIALVHVFMALRLKLQNRAARPVRYSSNHTVQATLASRTMVISGLIILTFAVYHLLHFTLGVTHPEHFALHDAQGRHDVYNMVVYGFQNVLVSGFYVVALVLLFSHLSHGAASFFQSLGWNRPRCKTALARFGAVVAWLVCLGFVSVPLGVLAGLIKPVGGGM; encoded by the coding sequence ATGAATGAAAAGCCGGCGGTATTGACTTCGTCGATTGGCAGCAAGGTTCTGGTGGCGCTCACCGGCATCGCGCTGGTGCTGTTCGTGCTGGTGCACATGATCGGCAATCTGCAAATGTTCATCGGCCAGGAGGCGATGAACAACTACGCGGTGACGTTGCGCAAGTTCGGCGCGCTGCTCTGGGTGTTTCGCCTGGGCCTGGTGGGCATCGCACTGGTGCATGTGTTCATGGCCCTGCGGCTGAAGCTGCAAAACCGGGCCGCGCGGCCGGTGCGCTATTCTTCCAACCACACGGTACAAGCCACGCTCGCCTCGCGCACGATGGTGATCAGCGGCTTGATCATCCTCACCTTTGCCGTGTATCATCTGCTGCATTTCACGCTGGGCGTGACCCATCCCGAGCATTTTGCGCTGCATGATGCCCAGGGCCGGCACGATGTGTACAACATGGTGGTTTATGGCTTTCAGAACGTGCTGGTGTCCGGCTTCTATGTGGTGGCGCTGGTGCTGCTGTTCTCCCACCTGAGTCACGGCGCGGCCAGTTTCTTTCAATCACTCGGCTGGAATCGTCCCCGCTGCAAAACCGCGCTGGCGAGATTCGGCGCGGTGGTGGCGTGGCTCGTGTGCCTGGGCTTCGTCTCGGTTCCTCTGGGCGTGCTCGCTGGCCTCATCAAACCTGTCGGAGGAGGGATGTGA
- a CDS encoding glutamine--tRNA ligase/YqeY domain fusion protein: MPSHESIPAVSNFIRELIKEDNRTNRFGGRVITRFPPEPNGYLHIGHAKAICIDFGMAQEFGGRCHLRFDDTNPTKEEQEYVDSITADVRWLGFDWGAHLYFASDYFEQLYDYAVQLIQAGKAYVDDLTSDEMRDYRGTLTEPGRNSPWRDRPVEENLDLFRRMRAGEFRDGAKVLRAKIDMASPNLNLRDPVMYRIRHATHHRTGDTWCIYPMYDWAHGQSDAIEGITHSICTLEYEDHRPLYDWFLEALGIHHPQQIEFARLNLTYTVMSKRKLLQLVEQGHVSGWDDPRLPTLAGLRRRGFPPAAIRDFCDRIGVAKSNSMVDVGLLEHCVREYLNRHAPRVMAVLRPLRVVITNYPAGQVEEMEAINNPEDPAAGTRRVPFARELYIERDDFREDPPKKFFRLAPGREVRLRYAYFITCTNVVKDPATGEIIELHCTYDPATRGGDSPDGRKVKGTIHWVSVAHALKVEARLYDRLFVKENPDDNKDFLAQLNPNSLEQVKDCYVEPSLGQATPGSRWQFERLGYFCVDPVEARPGQPIFNRIVSLKDSWSKIEKSGNAD; encoded by the coding sequence ATGCCCTCCCATGAGTCGATCCCGGCCGTTTCCAACTTCATTCGCGAACTGATCAAGGAAGACAACCGCACCAACCGCTTCGGCGGCCGGGTGATCACGCGCTTTCCGCCCGAGCCGAACGGCTATCTCCACATCGGCCACGCCAAGGCCATTTGCATCGATTTCGGCATGGCGCAGGAATTCGGCGGCCGCTGCCATCTGCGCTTCGACGACACCAATCCCACCAAGGAAGAACAGGAATACGTCGACTCCATCACCGCCGACGTGCGCTGGCTCGGCTTTGATTGGGGCGCGCATCTCTATTTCGCCTCCGACTATTTCGAACAGTTGTACGACTATGCCGTGCAGCTCATCCAGGCCGGCAAAGCGTATGTGGATGATCTCACCAGCGACGAAATGCGCGACTATCGCGGCACGCTCACCGAACCGGGCCGCAACAGCCCCTGGCGCGATCGCCCGGTCGAAGAGAACCTGGACTTGTTTCGCCGCATGCGCGCCGGCGAGTTTCGCGACGGCGCCAAAGTCCTGCGTGCCAAGATCGACATGGCCTCGCCCAATCTCAATCTGCGCGACCCGGTGATGTATCGCATCCGCCATGCCACCCATCATCGCACCGGCGACACGTGGTGCATTTATCCCATGTACGATTGGGCCCACGGCCAGTCGGATGCCATCGAGGGCATCACCCATTCCATCTGCACGCTGGAATACGAAGATCATCGCCCGCTCTACGACTGGTTTCTCGAGGCGCTCGGCATTCACCATCCGCAGCAGATCGAGTTTGCCCGCCTCAATCTCACCTACACCGTGATGAGCAAGCGCAAGCTCCTGCAGCTCGTCGAACAGGGCCATGTCAGCGGCTGGGATGATCCCCGCCTGCCCACGCTCGCCGGCCTGCGGCGCCGCGGTTTCCCGCCCGCGGCCATTCGCGATTTCTGCGATCGCATCGGCGTGGCCAAGAGCAACAGCATGGTCGACGTCGGCCTGCTCGAACATTGCGTGCGCGAATACCTCAACCGCCACGCCCCGCGCGTGATGGCGGTGCTGCGGCCGTTGCGCGTCGTGATCACCAACTATCCCGCCGGCCAAGTCGAGGAAATGGAGGCGATCAACAATCCCGAAGACCCGGCGGCCGGCACCCGCCGCGTGCCGTTCGCGCGTGAGCTTTACATCGAGCGCGACGACTTTCGCGAAGATCCTCCCAAAAAATTCTTTCGCCTGGCGCCCGGCCGCGAAGTGAGATTGCGCTACGCCTACTTCATCACCTGCACCAATGTCGTGAAAGACCCGGCCACCGGCGAGATCATCGAGCTGCATTGCACCTACGATCCTGCCACCCGCGGCGGTGATTCGCCCGACGGCCGCAAGGTGAAGGGCACGATTCACTGGGTCTCCGTGGCGCACGCGCTCAAAGTCGAAGCGCGGCTGTACGACCGGCTTTTCGTCAAGGAGAATCCCGACGACAACAAGGATTTCCTCGCGCAGCTCAATCCCAACTCGCTCGAGCAGGTCAAAGATTGCTACGTCGAGCCTAGCCTCGGCCAGGCCACGCCCGGCAGCCGTTGGCAGTTCGAGCGCCTGGGTTACTTCTGCGTGGACCCGGTGGAGGCGCGGCCCGGCCAGCCCATCTTCAATCGCATCGTGTCGTTGAAGGATTCCTGGAGCAAGATCGAAAAATCGGGCAACGCTGATTGA
- a CDS encoding fumarate reductase/succinate dehydrogenase flavoprotein subunit has translation MKLDAKIPSGPLAEKWDKHKFEMKLINPANKRKFDVIVVGSGLAGASAAAAMAELGYRVSCFCFQDSPRRAHSIAAQGGINAAKNYQNDGDSVYRLFYDTVKGGDFRAREANVYRLAQVSGNIIDQCVAQGVPFAREYGGLLDNRSFGGAQVSRTFYARGQTGQQLLLGAYSALSRQIGLGNVKMYPRTEMLDLVLVDGAARGILTRSLVDGKIQRHVADAVVLATGGYSRVYFLSTNAMGCNTTAIWRAYRRGAAFANPCFTQIHPTCIPVSGDYQSKLTLMSESLRNDGRIWVPKKKGDTRAPRDIHEDERDYYLERKYPSFGNLAPRDISSRAAKEVCDEGRGVGEHKRGVYLDFSDAIRRLGENTIRERYGNLFDMYEEITDENPYQAPMRIYPAPHYTMGGLWVDYNLMSNIPGLFVIGEANFSDHGANRLGASALMQGLADGYFILPYTIGHYFASAKPKKMTSTDHQAFRQVEEEVTGRIKRLLSVKGKRTVDSFHRELGTLMWERCGMGRNAAGLQQNLQEIPALREQYWSDVTVLGSNEEYNVSLEKALRVADLFELAELMCRDALDRNESCGGHFREEYQTAEGEALRNDEKYCYVSAWEYQGESKAPVLHQEPLQFEYVQLAERSYK, from the coding sequence ATGAAACTCGATGCAAAAATTCCCAGCGGGCCGCTGGCGGAGAAGTGGGACAAGCACAAGTTCGAGATGAAGCTGATCAACCCGGCGAACAAGCGCAAGTTCGACGTGATCGTGGTGGGCAGCGGCCTGGCCGGCGCTTCGGCGGCGGCAGCGATGGCCGAACTCGGCTACCGGGTCTCCTGCTTCTGTTTTCAAGACAGCCCGCGGCGCGCGCACAGCATCGCGGCGCAGGGCGGCATCAACGCCGCCAAGAATTATCAGAATGACGGCGACAGCGTCTATCGCTTGTTCTACGACACGGTCAAAGGCGGCGATTTCCGCGCCCGCGAAGCCAATGTCTACCGCTTGGCGCAGGTGAGCGGCAACATCATCGATCAATGCGTGGCGCAGGGCGTGCCGTTCGCGCGTGAATACGGCGGCCTGCTCGACAACCGTTCGTTCGGCGGGGCGCAGGTTTCGCGCACGTTTTATGCGCGCGGCCAAACCGGCCAGCAGCTTTTGCTGGGCGCCTATTCCGCGCTCAGCCGCCAGATCGGTTTGGGCAACGTGAAGATGTATCCGCGCACCGAAATGCTCGATCTGGTTTTGGTGGACGGCGCGGCGCGCGGCATCCTCACCCGCAGCCTGGTCGACGGCAAGATCCAGCGGCACGTGGCGGATGCCGTGGTGCTGGCGACGGGCGGTTACAGCCGCGTCTATTTTCTCTCCACCAATGCCATGGGCTGCAACACCACCGCCATCTGGCGCGCCTATCGCCGCGGCGCGGCGTTCGCCAATCCCTGTTTCACGCAAATTCACCCGACCTGCATTCCGGTGAGCGGCGACTATCAATCCAAGCTCACGTTGATGTCGGAATCGTTGCGCAACGACGGCCGCATCTGGGTGCCGAAGAAGAAGGGCGACACGCGCGCGCCGCGGGACATTCACGAAGACGAGCGCGATTACTATCTCGAGCGCAAGTATCCCAGCTTCGGCAATCTCGCGCCGCGCGACATTTCTTCGCGCGCGGCCAAGGAAGTCTGCGACGAAGGCCGGGGCGTGGGCGAACACAAGCGCGGCGTCTATCTCGATTTCTCCGATGCCATTCGCCGCCTCGGGGAAAATACCATTCGCGAGCGCTACGGCAACTTGTTCGACATGTACGAAGAGATCACCGACGAGAACCCCTACCAGGCGCCGATGCGCATCTACCCCGCGCCGCATTACACCATGGGCGGCTTGTGGGTGGATTACAACTTGATGAGCAACATTCCCGGCCTGTTCGTGATCGGCGAAGCCAATTTCTCGGATCACGGCGCCAACCGGCTGGGCGCGAGCGCGCTGATGCAGGGACTGGCCGACGGCTATTTCATTTTGCCCTACACCATCGGACATTATTTTGCCAGCGCCAAGCCGAAGAAGATGACGAGCACGGACCATCAGGCCTTCCGGCAGGTGGAGGAGGAAGTCACCGGCCGCATCAAGCGTTTGCTCAGCGTCAAGGGCAAACGCACGGTCGATTCCTTTCATCGCGAGCTGGGCACGCTGATGTGGGAACGCTGCGGCATGGGCCGCAACGCCGCCGGCCTGCAGCAGAATCTGCAGGAGATTCCGGCGCTGCGCGAGCAGTATTGGAGCGACGTTACGGTGCTCGGCAGCAATGAGGAGTACAACGTCTCGCTGGAAAAGGCCCTGCGGGTGGCGGATCTCTTCGAGCTGGCGGAGCTGATGTGCCGGGACGCCCTGGATCGCAACGAATCCTGCGGCGGCCACTTCCGCGAAGAGTATCAAACTGCGGAAGGCGAGGCCCTGCGCAACGACGAGAAATATTGCTATGTGAGCGCGTGGGAATATCAAGGCGAGAGCAAGGCACCGGTTCTGCACCAAGAGCCGCTGCAGTTCGAGTACGTCCAGCTAGCGGAGAGGAGCTACAAATGA
- a CDS encoding succinate dehydrogenase/fumarate reductase iron-sulfur subunit encodes MRVTLHVWRQPNANTPGKLVTYQSPEASPDMSFLEMLDVLNEELTRKGEDPIAFDHDCREGICGTCSLVINGIAHGPGAGKTTCQLYMRQFKNGDHIYVEPWRAKPFPVIKDLVVDRGAFDRIMQAGGFIAVNTGGTPDANALPVPKPDAELAMDAAACIGCGACVAACKNASAMLFVAAKVSHFAHLPQGQPERERRVRSMVAQMDQEGFGNCTNQYECEAVCPKEISVTFIAKMNREYLRAIAS; translated from the coding sequence ATGAGAGTGACATTGCACGTGTGGCGTCAGCCGAATGCGAACACGCCCGGCAAGCTGGTGACCTACCAATCGCCGGAAGCCAGTCCCGACATGTCCTTTCTCGAGATGCTGGATGTGCTCAATGAAGAGCTGACGCGCAAAGGCGAAGACCCGATTGCCTTCGATCACGACTGTCGCGAGGGCATCTGCGGCACGTGTTCGCTGGTGATCAACGGCATCGCGCACGGCCCGGGCGCCGGCAAGACCACCTGCCAGCTCTACATGCGGCAGTTCAAAAACGGCGATCACATTTATGTGGAGCCCTGGCGCGCCAAGCCGTTTCCGGTGATCAAGGATCTGGTGGTGGATCGCGGCGCGTTCGACCGCATCATGCAGGCGGGCGGCTTCATCGCGGTGAATACCGGCGGTACGCCGGACGCCAACGCGCTGCCGGTTCCCAAGCCTGACGCCGAGCTGGCGATGGATGCCGCGGCTTGCATCGGTTGCGGCGCGTGCGTCGCGGCCTGCAAGAACGCCTCGGCGATGCTGTTCGTGGCGGCGAAAGTCTCGCATTTCGCCCATCTGCCGCAGGGGCAACCCGAGCGCGAGCGCCGCGTGCGCAGCATGGTGGCGCAGATGGATCAGGAAGGCTTCGGCAATTGCACCAACCAGTATGAGTGCGAAGCCGTGTGCCCGAAGGAGATCAGCGTGACGTTTATCGCCAAGATGAACCGGGAGTACCTGCGGGCGATTGCGAGTTAG
- a CDS encoding N-6 DNA methylase: MLAENIARAFEATYSTTERKFSGTHYTPDNVVEYIVGRTIGAGTADPGNCRILDPACGSGLFLLKAYEIVCANLKQKHGTIDSWRAREVLESCIFGIDIDPAAVKEARQNLLLKAGEFGVARADLSSNFIAGDALDLLNEHKGQLGFDFEQAEASSPLAGFFPRVMAAGGFDCVIGNPPYIRIQNIFPLERRNKYIKLFRTAAGRFDISALFMEFATRVLSAKGRLGYVVSNKLLTTNGSRHLRQFIVDNFTIEEIVDLADTKLFDAAILPMIVILRRGRHLSEQIIFTTASEIKGPCPRAEKSSDIFEVLTPSELPLARDVEIGSRTFSVRRFAAPHPTKNKSIWTFHSPAETRVLEKIWRSAAGTLNDFAEKISVGLKTTADDVFIKPLTESFIGKSDLERDLIHPVLESHNIQRWSVRWQAQEDCFVLYPYREINGKLTPVDLDRFPQAKKYLFLHRDRLTARSYLRDSGRQWFEIWVHQSPRDFAKIKIITPDISATNRFALDQAGYFVNGTCFYIILSDQSLEMNQAVLALLNSKLMEYFHKTTCGNVLYAKRFRYWTTYLRQYPVPRKLHESSKVRQQLANTARQLELSLSPGEIAELENNNDRLVYELFGLNDSDVDELEKTLRINRAT, translated from the coding sequence ATGCTGGCTGAAAACATCGCACGAGCATTCGAAGCGACGTACTCGACAACAGAGCGAAAATTCTCAGGAACACATTATACACCGGATAATGTCGTCGAGTACATCGTTGGGAGGACCATTGGAGCAGGGACCGCCGATCCCGGCAACTGCCGGATCCTGGATCCAGCATGCGGGTCTGGTCTTTTTCTGCTGAAAGCATATGAGATAGTTTGTGCGAATCTCAAACAAAAGCATGGCACGATTGACTCGTGGCGGGCGCGAGAAGTACTGGAGAGCTGCATTTTTGGAATAGACATTGACCCTGCGGCCGTCAAAGAGGCTCGGCAGAATCTGCTCTTGAAGGCAGGGGAGTTCGGCGTGGCGAGAGCCGACCTGAGTAGCAACTTCATCGCGGGTGATGCCCTCGACTTGCTGAATGAACACAAAGGTCAATTGGGATTCGATTTTGAGCAGGCAGAGGCTTCATCTCCTCTGGCTGGTTTTTTTCCCAGGGTGATGGCAGCGGGCGGTTTTGATTGTGTGATTGGAAATCCGCCTTATATTCGAATTCAAAACATTTTTCCGCTGGAACGTCGCAACAAATACATCAAGCTCTTTCGGACAGCAGCCGGACGCTTTGACATTTCTGCGCTTTTCATGGAATTCGCGACACGAGTATTGAGTGCGAAAGGAAGGCTTGGATATGTTGTTTCAAACAAGCTTCTCACCACCAACGGTTCCAGACATTTACGGCAGTTTATTGTTGATAACTTTACTATCGAGGAGATTGTTGACCTTGCCGATACCAAGCTCTTCGATGCCGCCATTCTGCCAATGATCGTGATTCTGCGCCGCGGCCGTCATCTCTCCGAGCAGATCATTTTTACAACTGCCAGCGAAATCAAAGGACCCTGCCCGCGCGCGGAAAAAAGCTCAGACATATTCGAGGTTCTGACACCCTCCGAACTACCTCTCGCACGCGATGTGGAAATTGGGTCTCGCACATTCAGCGTGCGCAGGTTTGCCGCACCTCATCCCACAAAAAACAAATCAATATGGACTTTTCATTCACCAGCCGAAACTCGAGTACTTGAAAAGATTTGGCGCTCGGCAGCAGGTACGTTGAATGATTTCGCCGAGAAGATCAGTGTTGGACTCAAAACGACAGCAGACGATGTTTTCATTAAACCATTGACGGAGTCATTCATTGGAAAAAGTGATCTTGAAAGAGATCTTATCCATCCTGTACTCGAGAGCCACAATATTCAACGCTGGTCGGTTCGCTGGCAAGCCCAAGAAGATTGCTTCGTTCTCTATCCTTACCGGGAGATCAATGGCAAACTGACACCCGTTGATTTGGATCGCTTTCCCCAGGCAAAAAAGTATCTTTTTTTGCACCGTGATAGATTGACTGCACGCAGCTATCTTAGAGATTCAGGACGCCAATGGTTTGAAATCTGGGTGCATCAATCTCCTCGAGATTTCGCCAAAATCAAAATAATTACACCGGATATTTCCGCTACAAACCGGTTCGCGTTGGATCAAGCAGGGTACTTTGTCAATGGAACCTGTTTCTATATCATTCTAAGCGACCAGTCATTGGAAATGAATCAAGCCGTACTGGCATTGTTAAACTCCAAACTGATGGAGTACTTTCACAAAACCACCTGTGGCAATGTTCTTTACGCCAAGCGCTTTCGCTACTGGACGACCTATCTGAGGCAATACCCTGTCCCAAGAAAATTGCACGAAAGCAGCAAAGTCAGGCAGCAACTGGCAAATACTGCGCGACAACTCGAACTGTCTTTATCCCCTGGCGAAATTGCAGAACTGGAAAACAATAACGATCGGTTGGTTTATGAGCTTTTCGGACTCAATGATTCTGATGTTGATGAACTTGAAAAAACACTAAGGATCAATCGAGCCACCTAG
- a CDS encoding M28 family peptidase: MKTSKAKLVLLCVFLCVTLQQPAAAQKPPAGLIKNLSVIDKHFSGDRALATVALLQNYWRHAGNRDFNLGMAAIAAALRAGGYSESDSRFKLLVRDTLLAHGRAWQPDFAELRLLAPNDTVLHSLAQAKMMLCPNSHATPPQGMRAELVDLDSLEVAPGSLRGKVAYTRRPPHEVFGEAALTGEAAGLISSYLPDFNRPVEHPASISMDAIPYVDSLVVFAFKISYASGVLLDSLLRHGPVLVQAKVQAQFSAKVVREVTAEITGSQKPEEMIAVIAHLDEPGANDNASGCATLLEMALALRQALAAGELPAPARTLTLKWVEEIATVLRWQRSEPAAFAQVIAALVLDMAGEDITQTGGSFLVERAPDPAAIWTRPPDQHTEWGSSEVEAADLQGTYLNDLFIAACEGRGRLARNGWQVHSNPFEGGSDHVPFLQHGVPAVLAWHFTDVFYRTSGDDIDKVSPQEMANVGVSAAATALFLAQGTEADAIAVVRLLLNRAVQRLENETRNSLAALGKPGADPAEEEKILRAWQRWYEEAFVSVRKLALAPASAGLTAKIAQAQRQLQRLTESKVNAIRRGRK; this comes from the coding sequence ATGAAGACATCTAAGGCGAAGCTCGTTCTCCTGTGCGTTTTTCTTTGCGTTACCCTCCAACAGCCCGCTGCTGCGCAGAAGCCGCCCGCCGGTCTGATCAAGAATCTCTCCGTCATCGACAAGCATTTCAGCGGCGACCGTGCGCTCGCGACGGTCGCCCTACTGCAGAATTATTGGCGCCACGCCGGCAACCGCGATTTCAATCTGGGCATGGCGGCGATCGCCGCCGCGCTGCGCGCCGGCGGCTATTCGGAATCGGATTCCCGATTCAAACTGCTCGTACGCGACACGCTGCTCGCCCACGGCCGGGCATGGCAACCCGATTTCGCCGAGCTGCGCTTGCTCGCGCCGAACGACACCGTGCTGCATTCCCTGGCGCAAGCCAAGATGATGCTCTGTCCCAATTCCCACGCCACTCCGCCGCAAGGCATGCGAGCCGAGCTGGTTGACCTCGACAGCCTGGAGGTTGCGCCCGGCAGCCTGCGCGGCAAAGTGGCCTACACGCGCCGGCCCCCGCACGAGGTCTTTGGCGAAGCCGCGCTTACCGGCGAAGCCGCGGGCCTCATCTCTTCCTACTTGCCGGACTTCAACCGGCCCGTCGAGCATCCTGCTTCGATCAGCATGGATGCAATTCCGTACGTCGATTCGCTGGTGGTCTTTGCTTTCAAGATTTCGTACGCCAGCGGGGTTTTGCTCGATTCCCTGCTGCGCCACGGTCCGGTGTTGGTGCAGGCAAAAGTGCAGGCGCAGTTTTCCGCGAAAGTCGTACGCGAGGTGACCGCTGAAATTACCGGCAGCCAGAAGCCCGAGGAGATGATCGCGGTGATTGCGCATCTCGATGAGCCGGGCGCCAATGACAACGCCTCCGGTTGCGCCACGTTGCTGGAAATGGCGCTGGCGCTGCGGCAGGCGCTGGCGGCGGGTGAGCTGCCCGCGCCGGCGCGCACGCTCACGCTGAAGTGGGTCGAAGAAATCGCGACCGTGCTGCGCTGGCAGCGTTCCGAACCCGCGGCCTTCGCGCAGGTGATCGCCGCATTGGTTTTGGATATGGCAGGTGAAGACATTACCCAAACCGGCGGGAGTTTTTTGGTGGAAAGGGCGCCGGATCCCGCAGCGATTTGGACGCGGCCGCCGGATCAACACACGGAATGGGGCAGCAGTGAAGTCGAAGCAGCGGATTTGCAGGGCACTTATCTGAATGACTTGTTCATCGCCGCCTGCGAAGGCCGCGGCCGGCTCGCGCGCAACGGCTGGCAGGTGCACAGCAATCCCTTCGAAGGAGGCAGCGATCATGTGCCCTTTTTGCAGCACGGCGTGCCCGCGGTGCTGGCCTGGCATTTCACCGACGTCTTCTATCGCACCAGCGGCGATGACATCGACAAGGTCTCACCGCAAGAGATGGCCAATGTCGGCGTGAGTGCCGCCGCCACCGCGCTCTTTCTTGCGCAGGGCACGGAGGCGGATGCCATCGCCGTCGTGCGCTTACTGCTGAATCGTGCGGTCCAACGCTTGGAGAATGAGACGCGCAACAGCCTGGCAGCGCTGGGCAAGCCCGGCGCTGATCCCGCTGAGGAAGAGAAGATTTTGAGAGCTTGGCAGAGGTGGTATGAGGAGGCGTTTGTCAGCGTGCGCAAGCTAGCGCTTGCGCCTGCCAGCGCGGGGTTGACTGCGAAAATCGCGCAGGCGCAACGCCAACTGCAACGCCTGACGGAGAGCAAAGTCAATGCGATTCGCCGCGGCCGCAAGTGA
- a CDS encoding DUF3810 domain-containing protein, whose protein sequence is MNPNRNRSLTFSVAVAVLLIVFLAVLTRQPEWVETFYTQRFYLALTGLLSPLTSAVSISLSEICLYLCLLAAIWFWLQLLRRRMWKRSLRRMLLGAAVLVAWFYVAWGCNYFRTPIDQQLGFARETAALDSLTFRRYLEQGIAVTNRAWRPAAVWNLSQLDSMLEHSYQRLFSDLSLPLAPGSRRPKHLLVPALLNYTLTSGIFSPFLHEVHLNSELLPVELPFVLAHEKAHQMGYARESEASFLGVLACLASADSAVQYAGHFALLESFLARAALLQDADSLRRRVRPEVRADLSAVRQRSLPYRGVLSQSSRRMYDAYLRANRVSGGTQNYGEVIELMIRWREQQAQPK, encoded by the coding sequence ATGAACCCAAACCGCAATCGGTCGCTCACGTTTTCGGTTGCTGTGGCCGTGCTCCTCATTGTGTTCCTCGCAGTGTTGACGCGCCAGCCGGAGTGGGTTGAAACCTTCTACACCCAGCGCTTTTACCTCGCGCTCACCGGCTTGCTTTCGCCCCTCACCTCCGCCGTTTCCATTTCCCTCTCTGAGATTTGCCTTTACCTCTGCCTGCTCGCGGCGATTTGGTTTTGGCTGCAGCTCTTGCGCCGGCGCATGTGGAAACGCAGCTTGCGCAGGATGCTGCTGGGCGCCGCAGTGCTCGTGGCGTGGTTTTATGTCGCCTGGGGCTGCAACTATTTTCGTACTCCGATCGACCAGCAGTTGGGATTTGCCCGCGAGACTGCCGCCCTCGACAGCCTCACTTTTCGGCGTTATCTGGAACAAGGTATTGCCGTCACCAACAGGGCGTGGCGGCCGGCAGCGGTGTGGAACTTGTCCCAGCTCGACAGCATGCTCGAGCACAGCTATCAGCGGCTGTTCTCTGATTTGTCGCTGCCATTGGCGCCGGGCAGCCGCCGGCCCAAACACCTGCTCGTGCCGGCGCTGCTCAACTACACGTTGACCTCGGGCATTTTCAGTCCTTTTCTGCACGAAGTTCATCTTAATTCGGAACTGCTGCCGGTGGAATTGCCGTTCGTGCTGGCGCACGAAAAGGCGCATCAGATGGGCTACGCGCGCGAATCCGAGGCCAGTTTCCTGGGGGTACTCGCCTGTCTGGCGAGCGCGGACTCGGCGGTGCAATACGCCGGCCACTTTGCGCTGCTGGAATCTTTTCTGGCGCGGGCCGCGCTGCTGCAGGATGCTGATTCCCTGCGGCGGCGCGTGCGGCCGGAGGTGCGCGCTGATCTGAGCGCCGTGCGGCAGCGCTCGCTGCCCTACCGCGGCGTGCTGTCACAGTCCTCCCGTCGCATGTATGATGCCTATTTGCGCGCGAACCGCGTCAGCGGCGGCACGCAAAACTATGGGGAAGTGATCGAGTTGATGATACGGTGGCGGGAACAGCAGGCACAGCCGAAGTAG
- a CDS encoding zinc-dependent alcohol dehydrogenase family protein, which yields MRAMILSRLAALDRNPTPLILADLPDPVPQTNEILLRVSACGVCHTELDEIEGRTPPPRLPIVLGHQVVGRVESAAAGFQRGERVGVAWIFSACGVCDFCRRGEENLCAQFQATGRDANGGYAERMTVPAAFVFAIPEIFADAEAAPLLCAGAIGYRSLRLTGLQDGQNLGLTGFGASAHLVLKLAQQQFPQAKIFVFARSESERAFALELGAAWAGDTEEKTPEKLHAIIDTTPVWRPVVAALENLAPGGRLVINAIRKEEADKSALLQLNYPSHLWLEKEIKTVANVSRRDVAEFLALAAQIPIKPEVQEFPLEEANTALRELKARKIRGAKVLRIF from the coding sequence ATGAGAGCCATGATCCTCTCCCGCTTGGCGGCGCTCGACCGCAATCCAACGCCGCTGATTCTGGCCGACCTCCCTGATCCGGTTCCACAAACAAACGAAATTCTCCTGCGCGTTTCTGCCTGCGGGGTGTGCCATACCGAGCTGGATGAAATCGAAGGCCGCACTCCGCCGCCGCGCCTGCCGATCGTGCTCGGCCATCAAGTCGTGGGACGAGTCGAATCTGCCGCCGCCGGGTTTCAGCGCGGTGAGCGCGTGGGCGTGGCGTGGATCTTTTCCGCCTGCGGGGTGTGCGACTTCTGCCGGCGGGGCGAGGAAAATCTCTGCGCGCAGTTCCAGGCCACCGGCCGCGATGCCAATGGCGGCTACGCCGAACGCATGACTGTTCCCGCTGCTTTCGTCTTCGCCATTCCCGAGATTTTTGCCGATGCAGAAGCGGCGCCGCTGCTGTGCGCCGGCGCGATCGGCTATCGCTCGTTGCGGCTGACCGGCTTGCAGGACGGACAAAACCTGGGACTCACCGGTTTCGGCGCCTCCGCCCACCTCGTGCTCAAGCTGGCGCAGCAGCAGTTTCCGCAGGCCAAGATCTTTGTCTTTGCGCGCAGTGAATCGGAGCGGGCCTTTGCGCTGGAACTGGGCGCAGCCTGGGCAGGCGACACCGAAGAAAAAACGCCGGAAAAGCTGCATGCCATCATCGACACCACGCCGGTGTGGCGGCCGGTCGTGGCAGCGCTGGAGAATTTGGCGCCGGGCGGCCGATTGGTGATCAACGCCATTCGCAAAGAAGAGGCGGACAAGTCCGCCTTGCTGCAATTGAATTATCCCAGCCACCTCTGGCTCGAAAAAGAAATCAAAACCGTGGCCAATGTCAGCCGCCGCGACGTGGCCGAATTTTTGGCGCTCGCCGCGCAAATCCCCATCAAACCGGAAGTGCAGGAGTTTCCTTTGGAGGAAGCCAACACCGCCCTGCGCGAACTGAAGGCGAGAAAAATCCGCGGGGCCAAAGTCTTGCGAATCTTCTAG